In Aestuariibaculum lutulentum, one DNA window encodes the following:
- the folP gene encoding dihydropteroate synthase: protein MTINCKGELIDLSTPKVMGILNITPDSFYDGGKHKNEADILNHVETMLNEGATFIDVGAYSSRPNAAFVTETEELQRITPIIDLILKSFPETLISVDTFRSAVAKQAIESGAAIINDISAGLLDENMLPTVADLHVPYIMMHMRGTPQTMQQFTKYDNLTKDILFYFSERIAAARALGIIDVIVDPGFGFSKTLEQNYELMKHLELFKMLDKALLVGVSRKSMIYKYLDTNPQEALNGTSILNTVALQKGAAILRVHDVKEAMECVKLMEALNN, encoded by the coding sequence ATGACCATAAACTGCAAAGGAGAACTCATCGATTTATCAACGCCAAAAGTGATGGGAATTTTAAACATCACCCCTGATTCTTTCTATGATGGCGGAAAACATAAAAATGAAGCCGACATTTTAAATCATGTGGAAACCATGCTTAATGAAGGCGCAACGTTCATTGATGTTGGCGCTTACAGTTCAAGACCCAACGCTGCTTTTGTAACAGAAACAGAAGAACTTCAGCGCATCACTCCTATTATCGATTTAATTCTGAAATCTTTCCCTGAAACTTTAATCTCAGTAGATACGTTTAGAAGTGCTGTTGCCAAACAAGCCATTGAATCGGGTGCAGCCATAATTAATGATATTTCAGCAGGACTGTTAGATGAAAATATGCTGCCTACGGTTGCCGATTTGCATGTTCCGTATATTATGATGCACATGCGTGGCACACCACAAACCATGCAGCAATTCACCAAATACGATAATCTAACAAAAGATATTTTATTCTATTTCTCCGAACGCATTGCAGCTGCCAGAGCTTTAGGGATTATAGATGTTATTGTAGATCCTGGTTTCGGATTTTCGAAAACTCTGGAGCAGAATTATGAGCTAATGAAACACCTAGAGCTTTTTAAAATGCTCGATAAAGCCTTACTTGTAGGTGTATCCAGAAAATCGATGATTTACAAATACCTCGACACCAATCCACAGGAAGCGTTAAACGGCACAAGCATTTTAAATACCGTCGCTTTACAGAAAGGCGCTGCTATTTTACGTGTTCATGATGTTAAGGAAGCCATGGAATGTGTTAAGCTAATGGAAGCCTTAAATAATTAA
- a CDS encoding ABC transporter permease gives MISYLLNKITYAFLTLFGVVTVIFFLFNVLPGDPAQMMLGQNEDSNQLAIVKQKYGFDKPVSTQYFYYLNDLSLLSFHSTNLEDYTYLQSDKYRAVKLFTIGKTTMVLKFPYLRESFTKQGKKVTQVLGETLPNTFVLAISSIVIAMLFGILLGIVSALYKDTWLDKTIQIFSTFGMSVPSFFSAILFAWFFGYVLHEYTNLEMTGSLYELDDFGEAMHIKWKNLILPAIVLGIRPLAVVIQLMRNSLLEVFNQDYIRTARAKGLSEFQIIRRHAVKNALNPVVTAISGWFASMLAGAVFVEYIFGWNGLGKEIVNALNTLDLPVIMGAVLIIALLFIIINIFVDIVYVWLDPKVKLQ, from the coding sequence CTGATTAGCTACTTATTAAATAAAATTACTTATGCTTTCCTCACGTTGTTTGGGGTAGTTACTGTAATATTCTTTTTATTTAATGTGCTTCCTGGAGACCCGGCACAGATGATGCTGGGACAAAATGAAGACAGTAATCAGTTGGCTATTGTTAAACAGAAATACGGATTCGATAAGCCGGTAAGTACCCAATATTTTTATTATCTGAATGATTTATCACTTTTATCGTTTCATTCTACAAATCTAGAAGATTACACGTATTTACAGTCTGACAAATACAGGGCGGTCAAATTGTTTACAATAGGAAAAACTACAATGGTATTAAAATTTCCATATTTACGCGAATCGTTTACCAAACAAGGTAAGAAGGTTACCCAGGTATTGGGTGAAACCTTACCAAATACCTTTGTGTTGGCTATATCCTCAATAGTTATTGCTATGCTGTTTGGCATTTTATTGGGTATCGTTTCAGCCTTATACAAAGACACCTGGTTAGATAAAACCATACAGATTTTCAGTACGTTTGGTATGAGCGTACCGTCGTTTTTCAGTGCTATTTTATTTGCCTGGTTTTTCGGTTATGTTCTTCATGAATACACCAATTTAGAAATGACAGGGAGTTTATATGAACTGGACGATTTTGGTGAAGCCATGCATATTAAATGGAAGAATTTAATTCTACCTGCAATTGTCTTAGGGATTCGCCCATTGGCTGTAGTTATTCAGTTGATGCGTAATTCGTTGCTTGAAGTTTTCAATCAGGATTATATTCGAACAGCAAGAGCTAAAGGCTTAAGCGAATTTCAAATTATTAGGCGTCACGCAGTAAAAAATGCTTTGAATCCGGTGGTTACAGCCATTTCAGGTTGGTTTGCCTCTATGTTGGCTGGAGCGGTTTTCGTAGAGTATATTTTTGGTTGGAATGGTTTAGGAAAGGAAATTGTAAATGCTTTAAATACACTAGATTTACCTGTAATTATGGGTGCGGTGTTAATAATAGCATTACTCTTTATAATTATTAATATTTTTGTAGATATAGTTTACGTTTGGTTAGACCCTAAAGTAAAACTACAGTAA
- a CDS encoding DUF1599 domain-containing protein: protein MQDTSKQYDAVIDTCKSLFIKKMSDYGCAWRIMRLPSLTDQIFIKAQRIRSLQENDVRKVDEGEVSEFIGIINYCIMALIQIEKGIADQPDLSTEEVTELYEKQVAITKKLMEDKNHDYGEAWRDMRVSSLTDLILQKLLRVKQIENNAGKTLVSEGIDANYQDMINYAVFALIHLNA, encoded by the coding sequence ATGCAAGATACTTCAAAGCAATACGATGCTGTTATAGATACCTGTAAAAGTTTATTTATCAAGAAAATGTCTGATTATGGTTGTGCGTGGCGCATTATGCGTTTACCGTCTTTAACCGATCAGATTTTTATTAAAGCCCAGCGCATTCGCAGTCTTCAAGAGAACGATGTGCGTAAAGTAGACGAGGGAGAAGTAAGCGAATTTATTGGGATTATAAATTACTGTATTATGGCTTTGATACAGATTGAAAAAGGTATTGCCGATCAGCCGGACTTATCGACCGAGGAAGTTACTGAACTTTATGAAAAGCAAGTAGCTATCACTAAAAAGTTGATGGAAGATAAAAACCATGACTACGGTGAGGCCTGGCGAGATATGCGTGTAAGCAGCTTAACCGATTTAATTCTGCAAAAATTATTGCGAGTTAAACAGATTGAAAACAATGCCGGAAAAACCTTGGTTAGTGAAGGTATTGATGCCAACTATCAGGACATGATTAATTATGCTGTATTTGCCCTAATTCACTTAAACGCTTAA
- a CDS encoding BT_3928 family protein: MKILVALSRIFVGVLFIISGLIKLNDPLGFSYKLQEYFSQDVLNIPFLEPYALMISIFVVVFEVILGVFLLIGYKPKFTVWSLLGMIVFFTFLTFYSAYFDKVKDCGCFGDALKLTPWESFTKDVILLVFILILFIGKKYITPVFTQLPTTILAMLSFIFCLWLGFHVLMHLPVVDFRAYKIGANIEEGMSTPDDAPKPVIEYSWKFNVNGKEEVIKTLGDYPSVDGNFVSVDTEVLDEGYQPPIYDFSIENSNGDDLTEYFLHEDNVIVIVSYSLEKIEKEGAEKLKIFSERAKGLGYTVIGLTASGDDAKQKINATYGLDFEWYLCDEKALKTVVRANPGIIEMDQGTIQQKVHWNDIETLQLPKVERKPEAVKDDGTLYLIDDEISTEEALGALDEETIESLHVLKEVKEGNELDSINKVNKTNYTSLVKAVLKQE, translated from the coding sequence ATGAAAATTTTAGTTGCCCTAAGCCGCATATTTGTTGGTGTATTATTTATAATTTCCGGATTAATAAAACTTAACGACCCACTTGGGTTTTCCTATAAATTACAGGAATATTTTAGTCAAGATGTTTTAAACATTCCCTTTTTAGAGCCATATGCCTTAATGATTTCCATTTTTGTTGTGGTATTTGAGGTGATTTTGGGCGTATTTTTACTGATTGGTTACAAACCTAAATTTACGGTTTGGAGTTTATTAGGCATGATTGTGTTCTTTACCTTTTTAACCTTTTATTCGGCGTATTTCGATAAGGTTAAAGATTGTGGATGTTTTGGTGATGCTTTAAAACTAACCCCTTGGGAGAGTTTCACTAAAGATGTTATTCTGTTGGTGTTCATTTTAATATTATTCATTGGAAAAAAATACATTACACCGGTATTCACACAATTGCCAACAACCATTTTAGCAATGTTGAGCTTTATTTTCTGCTTATGGTTAGGATTTCATGTATTAATGCATTTGCCGGTAGTAGATTTCAGAGCGTATAAAATAGGAGCAAATATCGAAGAAGGTATGTCTACTCCAGATGACGCACCAAAACCTGTTATAGAATATAGCTGGAAATTTAACGTAAATGGTAAAGAGGAAGTGATTAAAACTTTAGGAGATTACCCTTCTGTTGATGGTAATTTTGTAAGTGTAGATACTGAAGTTCTCGATGAAGGTTATCAACCTCCGATTTATGATTTTTCAATAGAAAATTCAAATGGAGATGATTTAACCGAATACTTTTTACATGAAGATAATGTAATTGTTATTGTATCATACAGTCTGGAGAAGATAGAGAAAGAAGGCGCAGAAAAGCTTAAAATATTTTCAGAACGCGCAAAAGGTTTAGGCTATACGGTTATTGGTTTAACAGCTTCAGGTGATGATGCTAAACAAAAAATCAACGCAACTTATGGTTTAGATTTTGAATGGTATTTATGCGATGAAAAAGCTTTAAAAACTGTAGTTCGTGCTAATCCGGGTATTATTGAAATGGATCAGGGAACCATTCAGCAGAAAGTGCACTGGAATGATATTGAAACTTTACAATTACCGAAGGTTGAGAGAAAACCTGAAGCAGTAAAAGATGATGGAACTCTATATTTGATTGATGATGAAATTTCAACAGAAGAGGCTTTGGGAGCGTTAGATGAAGAAACAATAGAATCTCTGCACGTTTTAAAGGAAGTAAAGGAAGGGAATGAGTTAGATTCTATCAATAAAGTCAATAAAACAAATTATACGTCGTTAGTAAAAGCGGTATTAAAACAAGAATAA